DNA from Thermoplasmata archaeon:
CGCCTCCAGCCGGATCCCATGGTCGCGGCAGAAGGCCTGAAGCTCCCGCTGCGGGAGGAACGGGTTCATCTCCACCTGGTCCACCGCGGGCACCACTCTCGCATCCTCCAGGAGCTCGGTGAGGTGGTGCGGCATGTAGTTGCTGACCCCGATGGCGTGGGCCTTGCCCTGGGCGTAGATCACCTCCAGCGCCTTCCAAGTCTCCCGCCGCGCTCCGGGGACGGGCCAGTGGATCAGGTACAGGTCCACGTATTCGAGGCCGAGCTCCCTCAGGCTCCGGTCGAACGCGCGGAGGGCCGCGTCGTACCCGTGATCCGTGTTCCAGAGCTTCGTGGTCACGAAGATCTCCTCCCGAGGCAGCCCACTCTCCCGGACCGCCGCACCCACATCCGCCTCGTTGCGGTAGAGCTTGGCCGTGTCGATGAGCCGATATCCGACGCGGAGCGCCTCCCGCACCGCGGACCGGGTCGAACGCCCGGGGGATGCCCGATACACGCCGAGCCCGAGCCACGGCATGGGAACGCCGTTGTTCAACCGCACGCGGGATTCCAGGGAGAGCGACATGGCGGATTCGACCCCTCGCACGCCACGGTGGTACTTGAAGTGGACTTTTTCCGTCGGGGCCGCGGTGG
Protein-coding regions in this window:
- a CDS encoding aldo/keto reductase, whose protein sequence is MSLSLESRVRLNNGVPMPWLGLGVYRASPGRSTRSAVREALRVGYRLIDTAKLYRNEADVGAAVRESGLPREEIFVTTKLWNTDHGYDAALRAFDRSLRELGLEYVDLYLIHWPVPGARRETWKALEVIYAQGKAHAIGVSNYMPHHLTELLEDARVVPAVDQVEMNPFLPQRELQAFCRDHGIRLEAYSPLTQGHRLDDTRVASAARKHGKTPAQILLRWCLQAEAVAIPKSTHPERIRENSEIFDFVLDAEDLQVLSTVDESLHTSWDPTQQP